A genomic region of Kribbella sp. NBC_00382 contains the following coding sequences:
- a CDS encoding 2-keto-4-pentenoate hydratase: MTAGEPQAREAVQRLAAAQRLRRPCPPVRDLLAAGDLDTAYAVQTAGIAARLAAGATVVGHKIGLTNPKVQVQLGVDQPDFGVLLDDMSRSPHEPIESRDLLQPKIEAELAFVLAADLTTGPVTEADVEAATDYVVAALEIVDSRITDWDITIVDTVADNASSGLFVLGDTHVALTGLDPRSVEMDMTDGEGIVSSGSGADCLGDPRAAVAWLANTALRNGTPLRAGDVVLSGALGPMVPVTAGATYTATITGVGTVTAAFTGDVQPATSDAGEPQ; this comes from the coding sequence ATGACCGCCGGTGAGCCTCAAGCACGCGAAGCCGTCCAACGTCTGGCGGCAGCTCAGCGACTGCGCCGTCCCTGCCCACCGGTTCGCGATCTCCTCGCTGCGGGCGACCTCGACACCGCTTACGCCGTGCAGACCGCCGGCATCGCGGCCAGGCTCGCGGCCGGCGCCACGGTGGTCGGCCACAAGATCGGCCTGACCAACCCGAAAGTCCAGGTCCAGCTCGGCGTCGACCAGCCCGACTTCGGTGTGCTGCTCGACGACATGTCCCGGAGCCCGCACGAGCCGATCGAGTCGCGCGACCTACTGCAACCCAAGATCGAAGCCGAGCTCGCCTTCGTCCTTGCTGCCGATCTGACCACGGGACCAGTCACCGAGGCCGATGTCGAGGCGGCCACCGACTATGTGGTCGCGGCGCTGGAGATCGTCGACAGCCGGATCACCGACTGGGACATCACCATCGTCGACACCGTGGCAGACAACGCCTCGTCCGGCCTGTTCGTTCTCGGCGACACCCACGTGGCGCTGACCGGTCTGGATCCTCGCAGTGTGGAAATGGACATGACCGACGGCGAGGGGATCGTGTCGAGTGGCAGTGGCGCCGACTGCCTCGGCGATCCACGGGCGGCGGTCGCCTGGCTCGCCAACACCGCGCTGCGCAACGGCACGCCGCTGCGCGCCGGTGACGTCGTACTGTCCGGTGCTCTCGGGCCCATGGTCCCCGTCACCGCCGGGGCGACCTACACCGCGACCATCACCGGCGTGGGAACGGTCACCGCCGCCTTCACCGGCGATGTCCAGCCCGCGACCTCTGACGCTGGAGAACCCCAATGA
- a CDS encoding alpha/beta fold hydrolase, with the protein MTQPRDLPVWVALSATPHSIGYVQVGPWNTRVLQAGPEDGEPLVLMAGTGGHLEAYAHNIAEFAERYRVIAYDYPGHGYTTHATSDLELPDYVVHLTGLLDALGIGAANLNGESLGGWVAVKFAAAHPERTLRLVLNTPGGTMARSEVMERIRSLSQAAADDPSDERIRARLEWLMADPATVTDELVDIRRTIYARAGFAESMRHILCLQDPEVRRRNLITDAELAAVPHGALVVWTSNDPSGPAAAGLEMAEKIRGGHFEHVTGAGHWPQWEQREKFNQLVLGFLAEEQQ; encoded by the coding sequence GTGACGCAGCCACGGGATCTGCCGGTCTGGGTGGCGTTGTCAGCCACCCCGCACAGCATCGGATATGTCCAGGTCGGGCCGTGGAACACGCGAGTGCTGCAGGCCGGCCCAGAAGACGGTGAGCCGCTCGTCTTGATGGCCGGCACCGGCGGCCACCTGGAGGCGTACGCCCACAACATCGCCGAGTTCGCCGAGCGGTACCGCGTGATCGCCTACGACTACCCCGGACACGGCTACACCACCCATGCGACCAGCGATCTCGAACTGCCTGACTACGTCGTCCACCTGACCGGCCTGCTCGATGCGCTCGGGATCGGCGCGGCCAACCTGAACGGTGAATCGCTGGGTGGGTGGGTCGCGGTGAAGTTCGCCGCCGCTCACCCCGAACGGACTCTGCGGCTGGTCCTGAACACCCCCGGCGGCACGATGGCGCGCTCCGAGGTGATGGAGCGGATCCGCAGCCTGTCCCAGGCCGCCGCCGATGACCCGTCGGACGAACGAATCCGGGCCCGGCTGGAGTGGCTGATGGCCGACCCCGCGACCGTTACCGACGAACTCGTCGACATCCGCCGCACGATCTACGCGCGCGCCGGCTTCGCCGAGTCGATGCGGCACATCCTGTGCCTGCAAGACCCAGAGGTCAGGCGCCGCAACCTGATCACCGACGCGGAACTGGCGGCCGTCCCACACGGTGCCCTGGTGGTGTGGACCTCGAACGACCCGTCCGGTCCGGCGGCCGCCGGGCTCGAGATGGCCGAGAAGATCCGCGGCGGGCACTTCGAGCACGTCACCGGCGCCGGCCACTGGCCACAGTGGGAACAGCGAGAGAAGTTCAATCAACTGGTCTTGGGGTTCCTCGCCGAGGAGCAGCAATGA
- a CDS encoding cysteine hydrolase family protein yields MELTPSTTAVIAVHMQRDIVSADGAFGGFFAAQATERDVVGITGKLLDAARSAGATVVYTRVAWRDDYSDLVVNSPLLGIVAQSKCLADGSPKAEILPEIAPVDGDIVVTNQRVGGFASSQLDVILRSRGIDTVVFAGVATNASVEGTARQASDLGYRTIVVADACSAADPAAHDASIASLGLLGEITSSAEITEALGAGQGTA; encoded by the coding sequence ATGGAGCTCACACCGTCAACCACCGCCGTCATCGCGGTACACATGCAGCGCGACATCGTCAGCGCCGACGGCGCGTTCGGTGGGTTCTTCGCGGCCCAGGCCACCGAGCGCGACGTCGTCGGCATCACCGGGAAGCTTCTCGACGCCGCTCGCAGCGCCGGCGCGACCGTGGTCTACACGCGAGTCGCCTGGCGAGACGACTACTCCGACCTGGTGGTGAACTCGCCACTGCTGGGCATCGTCGCCCAGTCGAAGTGCCTGGCCGATGGCAGCCCCAAGGCCGAGATCCTCCCCGAGATCGCGCCGGTCGACGGAGACATCGTCGTCACCAATCAGCGGGTCGGCGGGTTCGCGTCCAGCCAACTCGACGTCATCTTGCGGTCCCGCGGGATCGACACCGTCGTGTTCGCCGGCGTCGCCACGAACGCGTCGGTCGAAGGAACGGCCCGCCAGGCCAGCGATCTCGGTTACCGGACCATCGTCGTCGCCGACGCCTGCAGTGCCGCTGATCCGGCCGCACACGACGCGTCGATCGCCTCGCTCGGGCTGCTCGGCGAGATCACCAGCAGCGCTGAGATCACCGAAGCGCTCGGCGCTGGCCAAGGCACCGCATGA
- a CDS encoding LLM class flavin-dependent oxidoreductase, protein MDFCIGTCAKIDQVGLVRQAEDLGVSHFGVGEGPLLFSDPYQQMALASQQTSTINLGTMVTNPLTRIAPVTANSVATLNKLAPGRTFLGIGTANNALRSMGNRPATIKELVHSVEVSRGLLRGERVKHRWLGQETEIEFLDTNGLWYDINDVPIWMAAGGPRGLKAAAALADAVVYCLGPQPEMIQLVRRELDKAVAEAGRPEGSVKLISLTWFYQLRNGQTWEDGITEGFGSGPISSCITNAGFMNEHIDELGEPIVKASTQAAMAYLGDPTAPDQPHYLETWAKYLRGLDPAHRPLITKELVDYWCMYGGPADVREQTQLMLDSGVDIVSVFLSNPFTAGRDIQDIGSSILAHA, encoded by the coding sequence ATGGACTTCTGTATCGGTACCTGCGCCAAGATCGACCAGGTCGGATTGGTCAGGCAGGCCGAGGATCTCGGCGTCAGTCATTTCGGTGTGGGCGAAGGCCCGCTGCTGTTCTCCGACCCGTACCAGCAGATGGCCTTGGCGTCGCAGCAGACGTCGACCATCAATCTCGGCACCATGGTCACCAACCCGCTGACCCGGATCGCGCCGGTCACCGCGAACTCCGTTGCCACCTTGAACAAACTCGCCCCGGGCCGGACCTTTCTCGGGATCGGGACGGCGAACAACGCCCTGCGTTCGATGGGCAACCGGCCGGCCACCATCAAGGAACTGGTGCACTCGGTCGAGGTGTCGCGTGGACTCCTGCGCGGCGAGCGGGTCAAGCACCGCTGGCTCGGCCAGGAGACCGAGATCGAGTTCCTCGACACCAATGGCCTTTGGTACGACATCAACGACGTACCGATCTGGATGGCGGCCGGTGGACCGCGTGGTCTCAAGGCCGCTGCCGCGCTCGCGGACGCGGTCGTCTACTGTCTCGGTCCCCAGCCGGAGATGATTCAGCTGGTCCGGCGCGAACTCGACAAGGCCGTTGCCGAGGCCGGCCGCCCGGAGGGGTCGGTCAAGCTCATCTCGCTGACCTGGTTCTACCAGTTGCGCAACGGGCAGACGTGGGAAGACGGCATCACCGAAGGGTTCGGCTCCGGCCCGATCTCGTCGTGCATCACCAACGCCGGGTTCATGAACGAGCACATCGACGAGCTCGGCGAACCGATCGTGAAGGCCTCCACGCAAGCCGCGATGGCCTACCTCGGTGACCCCACCGCTCCGGACCAGCCGCACTACCTGGAGACCTGGGCGAAGTACCTGCGGGGCCTCGACCCGGCGCACCGGCCACTGATCACCAAGGAGCTCGTCGACTACTGGTGCATGTACGGCGGACCGGCCGACGTCCGTGAGCAAACCCAGCTGATGCTCGACAGCGGCGTCGACATTGTCAGCGTCTTCTTGTCGAACCCGTTCACTGCCGGGCGCGACATCCAGGACATCGGCTCGTCCATCCTCGCCCACGCCTGA
- a CDS encoding 3-carboxyethylcatechol 2,3-dioxygenase gives MATALVTMSHSPLMGFTEPAPATRGRVDSALADARAFVADFDPELVVLFGPDHYNGYFYDMMPPFCIGAAAESIGDYDTTAGVLPVDHDAAMAMVRAVLDADLDVTFSERMYVDHGFVQPLELLLGGLDRAPIVPVFINSVAEPLGPPRRARLLGEAIGRYATTVDKRILFIGSGGLSHDPPVPTLEGAAPEVAASLISEGRRLTPEQRAARQMRVIQAGRDYAAGVSTMKPLNPEWDRNVLDVLAAGDFAQIDRWTTDWFTEQAGHSAHETRTSIAAYAALAASAGQYKVTASYYEPIPDWIAGFAVTTALPTSSVVAA, from the coding sequence GTGGCCACCGCTCTGGTGACGATGTCCCACTCGCCCTTGATGGGCTTTACCGAGCCGGCTCCCGCGACCCGGGGGCGGGTGGATTCCGCGCTGGCCGATGCGCGGGCGTTCGTTGCCGACTTCGACCCGGAATTGGTCGTCTTGTTCGGCCCGGATCACTACAACGGCTACTTCTACGACATGATGCCGCCGTTCTGCATCGGCGCGGCCGCCGAATCGATCGGCGACTACGACACCACGGCCGGCGTCCTGCCCGTCGACCACGACGCCGCGATGGCGATGGTTCGGGCGGTGCTGGACGCCGACCTGGACGTCACGTTCTCCGAACGCATGTACGTCGACCACGGCTTCGTGCAGCCGCTGGAATTGCTGCTGGGCGGACTGGATCGTGCACCGATAGTTCCGGTCTTCATCAACAGCGTTGCCGAGCCCCTCGGCCCGCCGCGGCGAGCGCGTCTGCTCGGTGAGGCGATCGGCCGGTACGCCACCACCGTGGACAAGCGGATCCTGTTCATCGGTTCGGGAGGCTTGTCGCACGACCCACCCGTGCCGACTCTGGAGGGTGCGGCGCCGGAAGTGGCGGCCTCGCTGATCTCTGAAGGCCGGCGTCTGACACCCGAGCAGCGGGCTGCCCGGCAGATGCGGGTCATCCAGGCGGGTCGCGACTACGCCGCGGGCGTCTCGACGATGAAGCCGCTGAACCCTGAGTGGGACCGCAATGTGCTGGACGTCCTCGCTGCGGGCGACTTCGCGCAGATCGACCGCTGGACCACGGACTGGTTCACCGAACAGGCAGGTCATTCCGCACACGAGACTCGCACGTCGATCGCGGCCTACGCGGCCCTGGCTGCTTCTGCGGGCCAGTACAAGGTCACCGCCTCGTACTACGAGCCCATCCCGGACTGGATCGCGGGTTTCGCTGTCACCACAGCGCTTCCGACGTCGTCCGTTGTCGCTGCCTGA
- a CDS encoding GntR family transcriptional regulator, whose product MTAAWDGPDSPTGGVRPLAASSGRRLGTLAYDRLKERLLEGGYKAGERLSMEALKAEFQVSKAPVMDALRRLEADGLIEIIPQSGCRVPVHSAQSVADFFAVFGGMEGAVAGVAAQRRTESQLQELIAVNDQIKQLDADPDPAARAHGYRLLNRRFHAIIHAMAHSPVVSEISSRMWDRSDLLINTSGVPQPLASAVSGRHADHERIITALKKQDNAAARAEMEAHILGTIDVIHAEAASRAPGTA is encoded by the coding sequence ATGACAGCAGCATGGGACGGCCCGGACTCGCCGACTGGTGGCGTTCGGCCGCTCGCGGCCTCGTCGGGGCGCCGACTGGGGACACTCGCCTACGACCGCCTCAAGGAGCGTCTCCTCGAAGGCGGCTACAAAGCCGGCGAGCGACTGTCGATGGAGGCCTTGAAGGCCGAGTTCCAGGTCTCGAAGGCTCCTGTCATGGATGCTCTACGCCGGCTCGAAGCTGACGGGCTGATCGAGATCATTCCCCAGAGCGGATGCCGCGTCCCGGTGCACTCCGCCCAGTCAGTCGCAGACTTCTTCGCAGTCTTCGGCGGCATGGAAGGAGCCGTGGCTGGTGTTGCCGCACAGCGCCGTACCGAGTCTCAACTGCAGGAGCTGATCGCGGTCAACGACCAGATCAAACAACTGGACGCAGACCCCGACCCCGCCGCACGCGCCCACGGATACCGGCTGCTGAACCGCCGCTTCCACGCGATCATCCACGCCATGGCGCACTCGCCCGTCGTCTCGGAGATCAGCAGTCGGATGTGGGATCGCTCCGACCTGCTCATCAACACCAGTGGGGTGCCACAGCCGCTCGCATCGGCCGTCTCGGGCAGGCACGCCGACCATGAGCGGATCATCACCGCCCTCAAGAAACAGGACAACGCCGCTGCTCGTGCCGAAATGGAGGCCCACATCCTCGGCACCATCGACGTCATCCATGCCGAAGCCGCCTCCCGCGCCCCAGGCACAGCCTGA
- a CDS encoding MBL fold metallo-hydrolase, translated as MGISGVPAVEVSEGIYAYVQPDGSWWINNAGFLVGRRGVISVDTCATESRTRDYQATIAKITEQPVRTIVNTHHHGDHTWGNALFTGATVVGHEHLRGQMEAFGPPAQLPPLWTPVDWGNLELQLPTLTFADRVTVWNDDLACEVRYVGQPAHTTNDSIVWIPERKVLFTGDLLFNGGTPFVLMGSVAGSIDVLENVLKPLNAETIIPGHGEVSGPQLIDDVLGYLRFIQQTAQAAKAAGLTPLEAARNTDLGQYADLLDPERLVGNLHRAYAELDDSTLDLIGAFTDMVTYNGGPLTSHA; from the coding sequence ATGGGCATCTCTGGGGTTCCGGCGGTCGAGGTCAGTGAGGGCATCTACGCCTACGTCCAGCCGGACGGGAGTTGGTGGATCAACAACGCCGGCTTCCTGGTCGGCCGGCGTGGGGTGATCAGTGTCGACACCTGTGCCACCGAGAGCCGCACTCGCGACTACCAGGCGACGATCGCCAAGATCACCGAGCAGCCGGTACGGACCATCGTCAACACCCATCACCACGGCGACCACACCTGGGGCAACGCGCTGTTCACCGGCGCGACGGTCGTGGGCCACGAACACCTCCGCGGCCAGATGGAGGCGTTCGGGCCACCCGCGCAACTACCGCCGCTCTGGACCCCGGTCGACTGGGGCAACCTCGAACTGCAGCTCCCCACACTCACCTTCGCCGATCGCGTCACCGTCTGGAACGATGACCTGGCCTGCGAGGTCCGGTACGTCGGTCAGCCCGCCCACACCACCAACGACTCGATCGTCTGGATCCCCGAGCGCAAGGTCCTCTTCACCGGCGACCTCCTCTTCAACGGCGGCACGCCCTTCGTCCTGATGGGCTCGGTAGCCGGCTCGATCGACGTCCTCGAGAACGTCCTCAAGCCGCTCAACGCCGAGACGATCATCCCCGGCCACGGCGAGGTCAGCGGCCCGCAACTGATCGATGACGTGCTCGGCTACCTCCGCTTCATCCAACAGACGGCCCAGGCAGCCAAAGCAGCCGGCCTCACCCCACTCGAAGCAGCCCGCAACACCGACCTCGGCCAGTACGCCGACCTGCTGGACCCCGAACGCCTGGTCGGCAACCTTCACCGCGCATACGCCGAACTAGACGACTCCACCCTCGACCTCATCGGCGCCTTCACCGACATGGTCACCTACAACGGCGGCCCCCTAACCTCGCACGCCTGA
- a CDS encoding PadR family transcriptional regulator, with protein MSDRGMQELALLLLTALANESRHGYAIAQEVKSITDGRVTPRTGALYGALDRLLAEGLIQVEREEVVGGRARRIFGLSPAGRERLEAEAERLASTAREVRRRLAGGTSPAV; from the coding sequence ATGAGCGATCGTGGGATGCAGGAGTTGGCGCTGCTGTTGCTGACGGCGCTGGCCAATGAGTCGCGCCATGGGTATGCGATCGCTCAAGAGGTCAAGAGCATCACGGACGGGCGGGTGACGCCGCGGACGGGGGCTCTGTACGGGGCTTTGGATCGGCTGCTGGCGGAGGGGCTGATTCAGGTCGAGCGGGAAGAGGTGGTGGGCGGGCGCGCTCGGCGGATCTTCGGGCTCAGCCCGGCTGGGCGCGAACGGCTGGAAGCAGAGGCGGAGAGGCTGGCGTCCACCGCTCGCGAGGTTCGACGGCGGCTGGCCGGGGGGACCTCGCCGGCCGTATGA
- a CDS encoding DUF4184 family protein, translating into MPFTLAHPAAVLPLLRHPFVPAALVAGSMAPDLPYFLRAAGITSTTAGDWYEPLLNATHTHSLSGLPIDLLYAVALVAAYWMVRAPITALLPPGLALPQRKEPHKAKYAAWLLASAAIGVATHLLWDAFTDTDLLPAQRLLQYASTAFGLAVVTWYLWKHRAQLRTNDDATPHLTIPIRRLTVAFLIAAPLLGAAVLAHRDYTDYQTDSATWTAVAEGVLTGAVKRAGASFAIALLLYAATWQLINRLQKQSQPA; encoded by the coding sequence ATGCCCTTCACCCTGGCCCATCCTGCCGCGGTGCTTCCTCTGCTGCGCCACCCCTTCGTCCCAGCAGCCCTGGTCGCCGGTTCCATGGCCCCCGACCTCCCGTACTTCCTCAGAGCCGCCGGCATCACCTCCACCACCGCCGGCGACTGGTACGAGCCTCTCCTCAACGCCACCCACACCCACTCCCTCAGCGGCCTCCCCATCGACCTCCTGTACGCCGTAGCGCTGGTAGCCGCCTACTGGATGGTCCGCGCCCCAATCACCGCCCTACTCCCACCCGGCCTAGCCCTCCCGCAACGGAAAGAACCACACAAGGCCAAGTACGCCGCCTGGCTACTCGCATCGGCGGCAATTGGCGTCGCCACCCATCTCCTCTGGGACGCCTTCACCGACACGGACCTACTCCCAGCGCAACGCCTACTCCAGTACGCGAGCACAGCGTTCGGCCTGGCCGTCGTCACCTGGTACCTCTGGAAACACCGCGCCCAACTCCGCACCAACGACGACGCGACTCCCCATCTCACCATCCCGATCCGACGGCTGACCGTCGCCTTCCTGATCGCAGCCCCGCTACTGGGCGCCGCCGTACTCGCCCACCGCGACTACACCGACTACCAGACCGATTCGGCCACCTGGACCGCAGTCGCAGAAGGCGTTCTGACCGGTGCGGTCAAGAGGGCGGGCGCCTCCTTCGCGATCGCCCTCTTGCTCTACGCCGCAACCTGGCAGCTGATCAACCGCCTACAAAAGCAGTCACAGCCTGCTTAA
- a CDS encoding alpha/beta fold hydrolase produces the protein MTNLDLNPLAMGTHTVDLNGIAQRYHVHGAGPVCVAHPGGPGVFWEYLRMPELEAHLTMVYVEPIGTGGSGRLASHPNGYTRDRYVQALDSLIEHLATGPVYLLGHSHGGFVVQRYALAHPERLAGIILYDSAPVTGPEHGAEFMRKIEEFVARNEGNPDLPEVLATVQAIPSISTDEGMTAALAGIIPLYVADYWNRREEFAPLQAKVSGTYISGVDADGEPDVIDDRSVLGDVTVPALVVVGRLDPICGVRWAEELNKLIPGSQLVVLENSGHFGHLEEPEAFKQAVTAFVGG, from the coding sequence ATGACCAACCTTGATCTGAACCCGCTGGCGATGGGCACGCACACCGTCGACCTGAACGGCATCGCCCAGCGCTACCACGTCCACGGCGCCGGCCCGGTCTGCGTCGCGCACCCTGGTGGGCCGGGCGTCTTCTGGGAGTACCTGCGAATGCCGGAGCTGGAAGCCCACCTCACGATGGTCTACGTCGAGCCGATCGGCACGGGCGGCTCCGGACGCCTCGCGAGCCACCCCAACGGCTACACCCGCGATCGGTACGTCCAGGCGCTCGACAGCCTGATCGAGCACCTCGCGACCGGCCCGGTCTACCTGCTCGGCCACTCGCATGGCGGCTTCGTGGTCCAACGGTATGCGCTGGCGCATCCCGAGCGGCTGGCCGGAATCATCCTGTACGACAGTGCGCCGGTCACTGGGCCAGAGCACGGTGCCGAGTTCATGCGCAAGATCGAGGAGTTCGTCGCCCGGAACGAGGGGAATCCGGACCTTCCGGAGGTACTGGCCACGGTGCAGGCGATCCCGAGTATCTCGACCGATGAGGGGATGACCGCGGCGCTCGCCGGGATCATCCCCTTGTACGTCGCCGACTACTGGAATCGGCGGGAGGAGTTTGCACCGCTGCAGGCGAAGGTGAGTGGCACCTATATCTCGGGGGTCGACGCGGATGGTGAGCCGGACGTGATCGACGACCGCTCGGTGCTGGGTGACGTCACCGTCCCGGCGCTTGTGGTCGTCGGTCGGCTCGATCCCATCTGTGGCGTGCGGTGGGCTGAGGAGCTCAACAAGCTGATCCCTGGTTCGCAGTTGGTGGTCCTAGAGAACAGTGGACACTTTGGCCATTTGGAAGAACCTGAGGCCTTTAAGCAGGCTGTGACTGCTTTTGTAGGCGGTTGA
- a CDS encoding RNA polymerase sigma factor: protein MVSGGTDAELTRSAQGGDVGALGVLLQRHEAGMRVVALSLLGFGPDVDDVVQDAVLVALRRIGDVRDPAAVGPWLRMIVRNACRSRLRSARTLVPIESLPLASTEPTPEQVLDRHASRDWIWRAIEELPAPIRMAVMLRHFSTGVTSYQEIAAVCGVPVGTIRSRLSHGRAKLAEALRGTASAAHGDAAALTEASRREGLETLAEAERGRFAGVLAERWSPDVALITGGQRIVGHDFLLRGMEGDLDAGVHQRLRHVVASQEIVLWETELINPPDDPEHCPPASIWLMSLEKGMVRELRLYHPARIAAAA from the coding sequence ATGGTCAGCGGGGGTACCGACGCCGAGCTCACGCGGAGTGCCCAGGGTGGCGATGTCGGGGCCCTTGGAGTACTGCTCCAGCGGCATGAGGCCGGGATGCGGGTGGTGGCGCTCAGCCTGCTCGGGTTCGGGCCTGATGTCGACGACGTGGTTCAGGATGCCGTTCTGGTTGCGCTGCGGCGGATCGGAGATGTCCGGGATCCGGCGGCGGTGGGGCCCTGGCTGCGGATGATCGTCCGCAATGCGTGCCGGAGCCGGTTGCGGTCGGCCCGGACGCTGGTACCGATCGAAAGCTTGCCGTTGGCATCGACCGAGCCGACTCCCGAGCAGGTGCTGGATCGGCACGCCTCGCGCGACTGGATCTGGCGGGCGATCGAGGAGCTGCCGGCGCCGATCCGGATGGCGGTCATGTTGCGCCACTTCAGTACCGGCGTTACGTCGTACCAGGAGATCGCGGCGGTTTGCGGGGTGCCGGTGGGGACGATTCGCAGTCGGCTCAGCCACGGCCGGGCCAAGTTGGCCGAGGCGTTGCGCGGTACTGCGAGCGCGGCGCATGGCGATGCGGCCGCGTTGACCGAGGCCAGTCGGCGCGAGGGGCTGGAGACGCTGGCGGAGGCCGAGCGGGGGAGGTTCGCCGGGGTGCTCGCGGAACGGTGGTCGCCGGACGTTGCTCTGATCACCGGTGGGCAACGGATCGTCGGACACGACTTCCTGCTGCGCGGGATGGAAGGCGATCTGGATGCCGGGGTCCATCAGCGGCTCAGGCATGTCGTCGCCAGCCAGGAGATCGTTCTCTGGGAGACGGAGCTGATCAATCCGCCGGACGATCCCGAGCACTGCCCGCCGGCCTCCATCTGGCTGATGTCGCTGGAGAAGGGGATGGTCCGCGAGTTGCGGCTGTACCACCCCGCGAGGATCGCGGCTGCCGCCTGA
- a CDS encoding FAD-dependent oxidoreductase, whose protein sequence is MRDLRVAVVGAGPAGIYAADILTKEHETATVDLIERLPAPFGLVRYGVAPDHPRIKEIIKALHRVVGRDRIRFLGNVEYGADLKLEDLRRHYDAVIFATGAITDRELDIPGIDLPGNHGAADFVSWYAGHPDVPRDWPLEARHVAVLGAGNVALDVARMLAKPADEQLTTEIADNVYRGLKANQATDVHVFARRGPAQIKFTPMELRELSHSPAVDVIVHPEGFEIDEASQQAINSNKGTRLMVDTLLKYLEAEPTGAEHRIHIHLCQAPVEVLGTDRVEGLRTERTELQGDGTVKGTGVYVDTPVQAVYRAVGYLSSHLPGVPFDHQAGVIVNDRGRVLDIDDVPLTGLYTTGWIKRGPIGLIGHTKSDAAETIASLLADLDGLPRPEISDPDAILAHLADRGATVVDADGWSRLDAHEQSLGQPHGRERIKVVPREEMIEAATRQP, encoded by the coding sequence GTGAGAGACCTCCGAGTCGCCGTCGTCGGCGCCGGGCCTGCGGGAATCTACGCGGCTGACATCCTGACCAAGGAACACGAGACCGCCACGGTCGATCTGATCGAGCGGCTGCCCGCTCCGTTCGGCCTGGTCCGGTACGGCGTCGCGCCGGATCATCCGCGGATCAAGGAGATCATCAAGGCGCTGCACCGGGTGGTCGGCCGGGACCGGATCAGGTTCCTCGGCAACGTCGAGTACGGCGCCGACCTGAAGCTCGAGGACCTGCGCCGGCACTACGACGCGGTGATCTTCGCGACCGGCGCGATCACCGACCGCGAGCTCGACATCCCGGGCATCGATCTTCCGGGCAACCACGGCGCCGCCGACTTCGTCAGCTGGTACGCCGGCCATCCCGACGTACCGCGTGACTGGCCGCTGGAGGCTCGCCACGTCGCGGTCCTCGGCGCCGGCAACGTGGCGCTCGACGTCGCCCGGATGCTGGCCAAGCCGGCCGACGAGCAGCTCACCACCGAGATCGCGGACAACGTGTACCGGGGGCTGAAGGCCAACCAGGCCACCGACGTGCACGTCTTCGCCCGGCGCGGTCCGGCGCAGATCAAGTTCACCCCGATGGAGCTGCGCGAACTCTCGCACTCGCCGGCCGTCGACGTGATCGTGCACCCCGAGGGCTTCGAGATCGACGAGGCGAGCCAGCAGGCGATCAACTCCAACAAGGGCACGCGGCTGATGGTCGACACGCTGCTGAAGTACCTCGAGGCCGAGCCGACCGGAGCTGAGCACCGAATCCACATCCACCTGTGCCAGGCGCCTGTCGAGGTGCTCGGGACCGATCGGGTCGAGGGGCTGCGGACCGAGCGGACCGAGCTTCAGGGTGATGGCACGGTGAAGGGCACTGGCGTGTACGTCGATACGCCGGTGCAGGCCGTTTACCGCGCGGTCGGATACCTGTCCTCGCATCTGCCGGGGGTGCCGTTCGACCACCAGGCCGGCGTGATCGTCAACGACCGTGGCCGGGTCCTCGACATCGACGACGTACCGCTGACCGGGCTCTACACCACGGGCTGGATCAAGCGCGGCCCGATCGGGCTGATCGGTCACACCAAGTCGGACGCGGCCGAGACGATCGCCAGCCTGCTGGCCGACCTCGACGGTCTGCCGCGGCCCGAGATCTCCGACCCGGACGCGATCCTGGCCCACCTCGCCGACCGCGGCGCGACCGTCGTGGACGCCGATGGCTGGTCCCGCCTCGACGCCCACGAGCAGTCCCTCGGCCAGCCCCACGGCCGCGAACGCATCAAGGTCGTACCCCGCGAAGAGATGATCGAGGCAGCCACGCGCCAGCCATGA